One window of Papaver somniferum cultivar HN1 chromosome 9, ASM357369v1, whole genome shotgun sequence genomic DNA carries:
- the LOC113310867 gene encoding uncharacterized protein LOC113310867 isoform X3, giving the protein MKNVERTGEVKSLAKTTASKRRKMVNEGDQFVDETSNEPDTSDSCDSDKIVGVASATFETKMKNVERTGEVKSLTKTTASKRRKMVNEGDQLVDETSNEPDTSDSCDSDTIVGGASATFGTKRKYVVRTGELKSLTKTTASKRRKMVKDGDQFVDETSNESATSDNCDSDGSVEVGSSKIGTKRKNFERKKGSGDWACLEERPSQHGSPSHAHPALKNLNMNNDEMKWKSQADMLSSFEEDTEICMKAVCALYRQVISENEISPKGLVFDEDTHRYIKNSAHFSTISNSIILKTA; this is encoded by the exons ATGAAAAATGTCGAAAGAACTGGAGAAGTGAAATCATTGGCAAAAACTACGGCCTCGAAACGGAGGAAGATGGTAAATGAAGGTGACCAGTTCGTTGATGAAACAAGTAATGAACCAGATACCAGCGATAGCTGTGACT CTGATAAAATTGTTGGGGTTGCATCTGCCACATTTGAGACCAAAATGAAAAATGTCGAAAGAACTGGAGAAGTGAAATCATTGACAAAAACTACGGCCTCGAAACGGAGGAAGATGGTAAATGAAGGTGACCAGTTAGTTGATGAAACAAGTAATGAACCAGATACCAGCGATAGCTGTGACT CTGATACAATTGTTGGGGGTGCATCTGCTACATTCGGGACCAAAAGGAAATATGTCGTAAGAACTGGAGAACTGAAATCATTGACAAAAACTACGGCCTCAAAACGGAGGAAGATGGTAAAGGATGGTGACCAGTTCGTTGATGAAACAAGTAACGAATCAGCTACCAGCGATAACTGTGACT CTGATGGAAGTGTAGAAGTTGGTTCTTCCAAAATTGGGACAAAGAGGAAAAATTTCGAAAGGAAAAAAGGGTCTGGAGATTGGGCCTGTTTGGAAGAGAGACCATCTCAACATGGATCACCATCTCACGCTCATCCGG CACTGAAAAATTTGAATATGAACAACGACGAAATGAAATGGAAATCTCAGGCTGATATGCTTTCTTCATTTGAAGAGGATACTGAGATCTGTATGAAAGCTGTCTGCGCTCTCTATCGGCAGGTAATATCCGAAAACGAAATATCACCCAAGGGGTTGGTCTTTGACGAAGACACACACAGGTATATTAAGAATTCTGCACACTTTTCCACCATTTCCAATTCGATTATACTTAAAACTGCATGA
- the LOC113310867 gene encoding uncharacterized protein LOC113310867 isoform X1 encodes MKNVERTGEVKSLAKTTASKRRKMVNEGDQFVDETSNEPDTSDSCDSDKIVGVASATFETKMKNVERTGEVKSLTKTTASKRRKMVNEGDQLVDETSNEPDTSDSCDSDTIVGGASATFGTKRKYVVRTGELKSLTKTTASKRRKMVKDGDQFVDETSNESATSDNCDSDGSVEVGSSKIGTKRKNFERKKGSGDWACLEERPSQHGSPSHAHPGMSKKTFVNLVSDSDDAGDSLNESEDSDCFIDSKNSLGDLMDMSALKNLNMNNDEMKWKSQADMLSSFEEDTEICMKAVCALYRQVISENEISPKGLVFDEDTHRYIKNSAHFSTISNSIILKTA; translated from the exons ATGAAAAATGTCGAAAGAACTGGAGAAGTGAAATCATTGGCAAAAACTACGGCCTCGAAACGGAGGAAGATGGTAAATGAAGGTGACCAGTTCGTTGATGAAACAAGTAATGAACCAGATACCAGCGATAGCTGTGACT CTGATAAAATTGTTGGGGTTGCATCTGCCACATTTGAGACCAAAATGAAAAATGTCGAAAGAACTGGAGAAGTGAAATCATTGACAAAAACTACGGCCTCGAAACGGAGGAAGATGGTAAATGAAGGTGACCAGTTAGTTGATGAAACAAGTAATGAACCAGATACCAGCGATAGCTGTGACT CTGATACAATTGTTGGGGGTGCATCTGCTACATTCGGGACCAAAAGGAAATATGTCGTAAGAACTGGAGAACTGAAATCATTGACAAAAACTACGGCCTCAAAACGGAGGAAGATGGTAAAGGATGGTGACCAGTTCGTTGATGAAACAAGTAACGAATCAGCTACCAGCGATAACTGTGACT CTGATGGAAGTGTAGAAGTTGGTTCTTCCAAAATTGGGACAAAGAGGAAAAATTTCGAAAGGAAAAAAGGGTCTGGAGATTGGGCCTGTTTGGAAGAGAGACCATCTCAACATGGATCACCATCTCACGCTCATCCGGGTATGAGTAAGAAGACTTTTGTGAACTTGGTCTCAGATTCAGATGATGCTGGTGATAGTCTTAACGAATCTGAAGATTCTGATTGTTTTATTGATTCAAAAAATTCTCTTGGTGACCTTATGGATATGTCAGCACTGAAAAATTTGAATATGAACAACGACGAAATGAAATGGAAATCTCAGGCTGATATGCTTTCTTCATTTGAAGAGGATACTGAGATCTGTATGAAAGCTGTCTGCGCTCTCTATCGGCAGGTAATATCCGAAAACGAAATATCACCCAAGGGGTTGGTCTTTGACGAAGACACACACAGGTATATTAAGAATTCTGCACACTTTTCCACCATTTCCAATTCGATTATACTTAAAACTGCATGA
- the LOC113310867 gene encoding uncharacterized protein LOC113310867 isoform X2, which produces MKNVERTGEVKSLAKTTASKRRKMVNEGDQFVDETSNEPDTSDSCDSDKIVGVASATFETKMKNVERTGEVKSLTKTTASKRRKMVNEGDQLVDETSNEPDTSDSCDSDTIVGGASATFGTKRKYVVRTGELKSLTKTTASKRRKMVKDGDQFVDETSNESATSDNCDSDGSVEVGSSKIGTKRKNFERKKGSGDWACLEERPSQHGSPSHAHPGMSKKTFVNLVSDSDDAGDSLNESEDSDCFIDSKNSLGDLMDMSALKNLNMNNDEMKWKSQADMLSSFEEDTEICMKAVCALYRQVISENEISPKGLVFDEDTHRIGWNRKFSGRLIHD; this is translated from the exons ATGAAAAATGTCGAAAGAACTGGAGAAGTGAAATCATTGGCAAAAACTACGGCCTCGAAACGGAGGAAGATGGTAAATGAAGGTGACCAGTTCGTTGATGAAACAAGTAATGAACCAGATACCAGCGATAGCTGTGACT CTGATAAAATTGTTGGGGTTGCATCTGCCACATTTGAGACCAAAATGAAAAATGTCGAAAGAACTGGAGAAGTGAAATCATTGACAAAAACTACGGCCTCGAAACGGAGGAAGATGGTAAATGAAGGTGACCAGTTAGTTGATGAAACAAGTAATGAACCAGATACCAGCGATAGCTGTGACT CTGATACAATTGTTGGGGGTGCATCTGCTACATTCGGGACCAAAAGGAAATATGTCGTAAGAACTGGAGAACTGAAATCATTGACAAAAACTACGGCCTCAAAACGGAGGAAGATGGTAAAGGATGGTGACCAGTTCGTTGATGAAACAAGTAACGAATCAGCTACCAGCGATAACTGTGACT CTGATGGAAGTGTAGAAGTTGGTTCTTCCAAAATTGGGACAAAGAGGAAAAATTTCGAAAGGAAAAAAGGGTCTGGAGATTGGGCCTGTTTGGAAGAGAGACCATCTCAACATGGATCACCATCTCACGCTCATCCGGGTATGAGTAAGAAGACTTTTGTGAACTTGGTCTCAGATTCAGATGATGCTGGTGATAGTCTTAACGAATCTGAAGATTCTGATTGTTTTATTGATTCAAAAAATTCTCTTGGTGACCTTATGGATATGTCAGCACTGAAAAATTTGAATATGAACAACGACGAAATGAAATGGAAATCTCAGGCTGATATGCTTTCTTCATTTGAAGAGGATACTGAGATCTGTATGAAAGCTGTCTGCGCTCTCTATCGGCAGGTAATATCCGAAAACGAAATATCACCCAAGGGGTTGGTCTTTGACGAAGACACACACAG AATTGGGTGGAACAGAAAGTTTAGTGGCCGACTTATCCATGATTGA
- the LOC113310867 gene encoding uncharacterized protein LOC113310867 isoform X4 — protein sequence MKNVERTGEVKSLAKTTASKRRKMVNEGDQFVDETSNEPDTSDSCDSDTIVGGASATFGTKRKYVVRTGELKSLTKTTASKRRKMVKDGDQFVDETSNESATSDNCDSDGSVEVGSSKIGTKRKNFERKKGSGDWACLEERPSQHGSPSHAHPGMSKKTFVNLVSDSDDAGDSLNESEDSDCFIDSKNSLGDLMDMSALKNLNMNNDEMKWKSQADMLSSFEEDTEICMKAVCALYRQVISENEISPKGLVFDEDTHRYIKNSAHFSTISNSIILKTA from the exons ATGAAAAATGTCGAAAGAACTGGAGAAGTGAAATCATTGGCAAAAACTACGGCCTCGAAACGGAGGAAGATGGTAAATGAAGGTGACCAGTTCGTTGATGAAACAAGTAATGAACCAGATACCAGCGATAGCTGTGACT CTGATACAATTGTTGGGGGTGCATCTGCTACATTCGGGACCAAAAGGAAATATGTCGTAAGAACTGGAGAACTGAAATCATTGACAAAAACTACGGCCTCAAAACGGAGGAAGATGGTAAAGGATGGTGACCAGTTCGTTGATGAAACAAGTAACGAATCAGCTACCAGCGATAACTGTGACT CTGATGGAAGTGTAGAAGTTGGTTCTTCCAAAATTGGGACAAAGAGGAAAAATTTCGAAAGGAAAAAAGGGTCTGGAGATTGGGCCTGTTTGGAAGAGAGACCATCTCAACATGGATCACCATCTCACGCTCATCCGGGTATGAGTAAGAAGACTTTTGTGAACTTGGTCTCAGATTCAGATGATGCTGGTGATAGTCTTAACGAATCTGAAGATTCTGATTGTTTTATTGATTCAAAAAATTCTCTTGGTGACCTTATGGATATGTCAGCACTGAAAAATTTGAATATGAACAACGACGAAATGAAATGGAAATCTCAGGCTGATATGCTTTCTTCATTTGAAGAGGATACTGAGATCTGTATGAAAGCTGTCTGCGCTCTCTATCGGCAGGTAATATCCGAAAACGAAATATCACCCAAGGGGTTGGTCTTTGACGAAGACACACACAGGTATATTAAGAATTCTGCACACTTTTCCACCATTTCCAATTCGATTATACTTAAAACTGCATGA